In Ruminococcaceae bacterium R-25, one genomic interval encodes:
- a CDS encoding Zn-dependent protease, whose amino-acid sequence MLINLFRSGLEPKEIIYLLIIYIFALTLSFAIHEFMHAAVAVWLGDPTPRNMGRLTLNPLAHLDVFGTILLLTVGFGWGKPVMYNPSNLNRFKNRRWMNIMVHLAGVTGNFMVAIVSSILASLFYHLYLGSFTGAIYILKALCDLFTYTYAFSMMLLAFNLLPIPPLDGFHVLEECLPYRLRYSNGYLQFQRYSPMILMAIFLVGSISNVSLLSLIINIIEWPFDKIIGLILIPFEALFSLIGI is encoded by the coding sequence ATGCTGATCAACCTGTTTAGAAGCGGACTTGAACCGAAAGAGATTATCTATTTGCTGATAATCTACATTTTTGCGCTTACGCTGTCTTTTGCGATCCACGAGTTCATGCATGCAGCGGTTGCAGTATGGCTTGGCGATCCGACGCCCAGGAATATGGGAAGACTTACGCTGAATCCTTTGGCGCACCTTGATGTTTTCGGTACGATCCTGCTTCTGACAGTCGGATTCGGATGGGGTAAACCGGTTATGTATAACCCCTCCAATCTTAACAGGTTTAAGAACCGCCGCTGGATGAACATCATGGTTCATCTGGCCGGCGTTACCGGTAACTTCATGGTTGCCATTGTTTCAAGCATTCTGGCGAGCCTGTTTTATCACTTGTATCTCGGCAGCTTTACAGGCGCTATATACATTTTGAAAGCTTTATGTGATCTTTTCACATATACATATGCATTTTCAATGATGCTCCTGGCATTCAATCTCCTGCCGATCCCGCCTTTGGACGGATTCCATGTATTAGAGGAGTGCCTGCCTTACAGACTCAGATATTCCAATGGATATCTTCAGTTCCAGAGATATTCTCCGATGATCCTCATGGCAATTTTCCTTGTCGGTTCGATCTCGAATGTATCTCTTTTGAGTTTGATCATAAACATTATCGAATGGCCTTTTGATAAGATCATCGGATTGATCTTGATTCCTTTTGAAGCATTGTTTTCGTTGATTGGAATTTGA
- a CDS encoding segregation and condensation protein B: protein MEDDFKITSQELPAAIESILFVSGDPVSVDKLSDICNCSKNAVNEALKSLMDRYSGNPWSGLEIRKTEDSYAIMTRPSQKKILDRMFGPRQVPPLSQASYETLAVIAYNQPCTRAQVELVRGVSSDSIISRLLDRGWIEEAGNLDAPGRPSLFKTSRKFLTEFGIESVKDLPPLELMSYQTIRDMEDSLKEAAGGEDKQISIESLMAPKPEEEGEEDDGDA, encoded by the coding sequence ATGGAAGACGATTTTAAGATAACATCACAGGAATTGCCCGCAGCTATCGAATCGATTTTATTCGTATCCGGAGACCCTGTATCTGTAGATAAACTTTCCGATATCTGCAACTGTTCTAAAAATGCAGTAAATGAAGCATTAAAGTCTCTTATGGACAGATATTCGGGAAACCCCTGGTCAGGTCTTGAGATAAGAAAGACAGAAGACTCTTATGCAATAATGACAAGACCTTCACAGAAGAAGATCTTAGACAGAATGTTCGGCCCCAGGCAGGTTCCGCCGCTTTCACAGGCATCTTATGAAACGCTCGCAGTTATCGCATATAACCAGCCCTGCACTAGAGCACAGGTGGAACTCGTAAGAGGTGTATCTTCTGATTCAATTATTTCAAGACTTTTAGACAGAGGCTGGATAGAAGAGGCGGGTAATCTCGATGCACCGGGCAGACCTTCGCTTTTTAAGACGAGCAGAAAATTTTTAACTGAATTTGGAATCGAATCCGTAAAAGATCTTCCGCCGCTCGAACTCATGAGCTATCAGACGATAAGAGATATGGAAGATTCATTAAAGGAAGCTGCAGGCGGAGAAGACAAGCAGATCTCTATTGAGAGCCTCATGGCTCCGAAGCCTGAAGAAGAGGGTGAAGAAGATGACGGGGACGCTTGA
- a CDS encoding thymidylate synthase, translated as MSRADDIFDENIRTILNSGYSTINDKVRPHWADDGAPAYTYKAFCIVNRYDLAEEFPMFTQRWINFKAAVDELLWIWQKKSNNVNDLNSHIWDSWADETGSIGKAYGYQLGVKHKYKEGEFDQVDRVLYDLKNNPSSRRIMTNIYVHQDLNEMHLYPCAYSMTFNVTGNKLNAILNQRSNDMLVANAWNVCQYAVLVHLMARCSGLEVGEFVHVIADAHIYDRHVDIVKELIERPKYPAPKLVLDEGITDFYQFTTDNIRLEGYEAGPKIKGIPVAV; from the coding sequence ATGAGTCGAGCAGATGATATTTTCGATGAGAACATTAGAACGATACTTAATTCAGGCTATTCAACGATCAACGATAAGGTAAGGCCTCACTGGGCTGATGACGGAGCTCCGGCATATACATATAAGGCTTTTTGTATCGTAAACCGCTACGATCTTGCTGAGGAATTCCCGATGTTCACACAGCGCTGGATCAACTTCAAGGCAGCTGTAGATGAGCTTTTGTGGATCTGGCAGAAGAAATCCAATAATGTAAACGATCTTAATTCCCATATCTGGGATTCATGGGCTGATGAGACAGGTTCTATCGGTAAAGCTTACGGATATCAGCTTGGCGTAAAGCATAAGTATAAGGAAGGCGAGTTCGACCAGGTAGACCGTGTCCTCTACGATCTTAAGAATAATCCTTCATCAAGAAGAATAATGACGAATATCTATGTGCATCAGGATCTTAATGAGATGCACCTTTATCCCTGCGCTTATTCTATGACATTCAACGTTACCGGTAATAAGCTCAATGCTATTTTGAACCAGAGAAGTAACGACATGCTCGTTGCAAATGCCTGGAACGTATGCCAGTACGCAGTTCTTGTTCATCTCATGGCTAGATGCTCAGGCCTTGAAGTAGGTGAGTTCGTTCATGTTATCGCTGACGCTCACATCTATGACAGACATGTTGATATCGTTAAAGAGCTCATCGAGAGACCCAAGTATCCTGCTCCGAAGCTCGTTCTTGATGAAGGCATCACTGATTTCTATCAGTTCACAACAGATAACATCAGACTCGAAGGCTACGAAGCAGGCCCCAAGATCAAGGGAATTCCTGTAGCAGTCTGA
- a CDS encoding isoleucyl-tRNA synthetase: MYNKVSKDLNFVEREKNVLDFWKKNDVYKKSIAPKADGAPTFTLYDGPPTANGKPHIGHIKTRVIKDVIPRYHAMKGETIVFKAGWDTHGLPVELEVEKALGINGKPQIEGYGVEPFIKKCKESVWTYKDQWEHMSDRVGFWADMENPYVTYDNNYIESEWWALKTMWDQGLIYKGHKIVPYCPRCGTALSSHEVAQGYKTVKERSAVVRFKCVDEDAYFLAWTTTPWTLPSNVALCLNPDAEYCKVKACDGYTYYMAKALLDSVLGGLAKDGEKAYEILESYTGTELAGRSYVALYEGTAEEAAKQKKKAHYTVCDDYVTMEDGTGIVHIAPAFGEDDARVGRDNDLPMVQFVDTRGNLTEETPFAGLFVKDADPEVLKDLDSRSLLFSAPKFEHEYPFCWRCDTPLIYFARSTWFIAMSKKRDELLKSNNMVNWMPETIRDGRMGDFLRNVIDWGISRERYWGTPLPVWECECGNRHCIGSIEELKSMSDDCPDDIELHKPYVDNVHIKCPKCGGQMKRVTEVIDCWFDSGSMPFAQYHYPFENKEFFDTHYPCQFISEGIDQTRGWFYSLIAISTVLFGRAPFENCIVMGIVQDKDGIKMSKHLGNVVDPWDVLDSQGADAARWYFYTANQPWLPSRFSKEAVNDGIKKFIGTFWNTYAFYVMYADIDNFDPTKHTLAKDTLGAMDRWVLSRLNTLIKVVNEKMDNYDISQSARLIQDFTEELSNWYVRRCRDRYWGAEETQDKVNAYMTLYTVLDNLTRLCAPFVPFMTEEIYQNIVCSVDKDAPISVHLAKYPVADESLIDAKLEEEMELVQQIVTLGHSCRESASIKNRQPLSEIYVVSEIGLDDEYKPIVLDELNIRKIEVLSDASTLVDYSFKPQLRTCGRKFGKNLNDAKEVIANLPGKETYNALKNGSVKITVNGEEYEMTEEDFLIETTQPEGFSTQTSGNLTVSISTVLTEELIEDGLVREMISKIQNHRKETEGLTVSDRIVLKYEGNDKLAEVIEKKKDYLASEVLAVEISKGTGDNSKEWNVNGEKITFSVVKA; this comes from the coding sequence ATGTACAACAAAGTTTCAAAAGACCTTAATTTCGTAGAAAGAGAGAAGAATGTTCTCGATTTCTGGAAGAAGAACGACGTTTACAAGAAGAGTATCGCGCCCAAGGCAGACGGTGCTCCGACTTTTACTCTTTATGACGGCCCTCCGACAGCTAACGGAAAGCCCCATATCGGACATATTAAGACTAGAGTCATTAAGGACGTAATTCCGAGATACCATGCAATGAAAGGCGAGACCATCGTCTTTAAGGCAGGCTGGGATACACACGGTCTTCCTGTTGAGCTCGAAGTCGAAAAGGCATTGGGCATCAACGGCAAGCCTCAGATTGAAGGCTACGGCGTAGAGCCCTTCATCAAGAAGTGTAAGGAATCCGTCTGGACATATAAGGATCAGTGGGAGCACATGAGTGACCGCGTCGGTTTCTGGGCTGACATGGAAAATCCTTATGTTACATACGACAACAACTACATCGAGTCCGAGTGGTGGGCATTGAAGACTATGTGGGATCAGGGCCTCATCTACAAGGGTCACAAGATCGTTCCTTACTGCCCGAGATGCGGTACGGCATTGTCTTCACACGAAGTTGCACAGGGATATAAGACAGTAAAGGAAAGATCTGCGGTCGTAAGATTCAAGTGCGTTGATGAGGATGCATATTTCCTCGCATGGACGACAACACCCTGGACACTTCCTTCAAACGTAGCTTTGTGCCTTAATCCTGATGCTGAATACTGTAAGGTTAAGGCTTGCGACGGCTATACATATTACATGGCTAAGGCTCTTCTCGATTCTGTTCTTGGCGGTCTTGCTAAAGACGGTGAGAAGGCTTACGAGATCCTTGAATCCTATACAGGTACTGAGCTTGCAGGCAGATCTTATGTTGCTCTTTATGAGGGCACTGCAGAAGAAGCAGCAAAGCAGAAGAAAAAGGCTCACTACACAGTTTGCGACGATTATGTAACGATGGAAGACGGTACAGGTATCGTTCACATCGCTCCCGCATTCGGTGAAGACGACGCAAGAGTCGGAAGAGACAATGACCTCCCGATGGTGCAGTTCGTTGATACAAGGGGTAACCTCACTGAGGAAACACCTTTCGCAGGCTTGTTCGTAAAGGACGCTGATCCTGAAGTATTGAAGGACCTTGATTCAAGATCACTTCTTTTCTCAGCTCCGAAGTTCGAGCACGAATATCCTTTCTGCTGGAGATGCGACACACCTTTGATCTACTTCGCAAGATCCACATGGTTCATCGCAATGAGCAAGAAGAGAGACGAGCTCTTGAAGTCCAACAACATGGTCAACTGGATGCCTGAGACTATCCGTGACGGCCGTATGGGTGACTTCTTAAGAAACGTAATCGACTGGGGTATTTCCCGTGAGCGTTACTGGGGTACACCTCTGCCGGTATGGGAGTGCGAATGCGGCAACAGACACTGCATCGGTTCCATCGAGGAACTCAAGTCCATGTCTGACGATTGTCCGGATGATATCGAGCTCCATAAGCCTTATGTTGATAACGTACACATCAAGTGCCCCAAGTGCGGCGGCCAGATGAAGAGAGTAACTGAGGTTATCGACTGCTGGTTCGACTCCGGTTCCATGCCTTTTGCACAGTATCACTATCCTTTCGAAAACAAGGAATTCTTCGATACACACTATCCCTGCCAGTTCATCTCTGAGGGTATCGACCAGACAAGAGGTTGGTTCTATTCACTTATCGCTATCTCCACAGTTCTCTTCGGAAGAGCACCTTTCGAGAACTGTATCGTAATGGGTATCGTTCAGGATAAGGACGGTATCAAGATGAGTAAGCACTTAGGAAACGTTGTAGATCCTTGGGATGTTCTCGATTCTCAGGGTGCTGATGCTGCAAGATGGTATTTCTATACTGCTAACCAGCCCTGGCTTCCTTCCAGATTCTCCAAGGAAGCTGTTAACGACGGCATCAAGAAGTTCATCGGTACATTCTGGAATACATATGCATTCTATGTAATGTACGCTGATATCGATAACTTCGATCCTACAAAGCACACTCTCGCTAAGGATACACTGGGCGCTATGGACAGATGGGTTCTCTCACGTCTTAACACCCTCATCAAGGTCGTTAACGAGAAGATGGATAACTACGATATCTCCCAGTCTGCAAGACTCATCCAGGATTTCACTGAAGAGCTTTCCAACTGGTACGTAAGACGCTGCCGTGACAGATACTGGGGCGCTGAAGAGACACAGGACAAGGTCAATGCTTACATGACTCTCTATACTGTTCTCGACAACTTAACAAGACTCTGCGCACCTTTCGTTCCGTTCATGACAGAAGAGATCTATCAGAACATCGTATGCTCAGTAGATAAGGATGCTCCTATCTCTGTACACCTCGCTAAGTATCCGGTTGCAGATGAGAGTCTCATTGATGCTAAGCTCGAAGAAGAGATGGAACTTGTACAGCAGATTGTTACATTGGGCCACAGCTGCCGTGAATCCGCTTCTATCAAGAACCGTCAGCCTTTGTCTGAGATCTATGTCGTATCCGAGATCGGACTTGATGACGAATATAAGCCGATCGTTCTTGACGAGCTCAATATCCGCAAGATCGAAGTGTTGAGCGATGCTTCAACATTGGTTGATTACAGCTTCAAACCCCAGCTTCGTACATGCGGCAGAAAGTTCGGTAAGAACCTTAATGATGCCAAGGAAGTTATCGCAAACCTCCCGGGCAAAGAGACATATAACGCTCTTAAGAACGGCTCTGTAAAGATCACAGTTAACGGTGAAGAGTACGAGATGACAGAAGAAGACTTCCTCATCGAGACAACACAGCCTGAAGGATTCTCCACACAGACATCCGGCAATCTTACAGTTTCCATCTCAACAGTTCTTACAGAAGAACTCATTGAAGACGGTCTCGTAAGAGAGATGATCTCCAAGATCCAGAATCACCGTAAGGAAACAGAAGGTCTTACAGTATCTGACCGTATCGTTCTCAAGTATGAGGGTAACGATAAGCTTGCTGAAGTAATCGAGAAGAAGAAGGATTACTTAGCTTCCGAAGTGCTCGCTGTTGAGATCTCAAAGGGTACAGGCGACAATTCCAAGGAATGGAATGTCAATGGCGAGAAGATCACATTCTCTGTTGTAAAGGCTTAA
- a CDS encoding RpiR family transcriptional regulator, producing MTGTLELIESRISNMSKGHKAIAGFILESYDKAAYMTAAKLGDEVGVSESTVVRFTTELGFEGYPEFQRALQEDLKSKLTSVQRLGLTEKFESDSEALRSVVNQDIANLRDSLNSIDEKEFDNAVRSILKARKIYIMGIRASAPLSEFMHFYMTLLFDDVVLVRSTCTNELFEQIMPIGEGDVMIGISFPRYSARTINSMGYAKKKGATIIAITDKDDTAMTEYADIKLFAKSSMASFVDSLTAPLSLINALLVSLGMHRKEHIQSSLESLETLWSQYRVYETGRDRKTEDGDIL from the coding sequence ATGACGGGGACGCTTGAACTTATTGAGAGCCGCATTTCCAATATGAGCAAGGGCCATAAGGCCATTGCGGGTTTCATTCTGGAATCTTACGACAAAGCTGCTTACATGACCGCTGCGAAATTAGGCGATGAAGTAGGCGTATCTGAATCAACAGTTGTCAGATTTACTACAGAACTCGGATTTGAAGGATATCCTGAATTCCAGAGAGCTTTGCAGGAAGACCTTAAATCGAAACTTACATCAGTTCAAAGACTCGGTCTTACCGAGAAGTTTGAAAGCGACAGTGAAGCTTTAAGATCCGTTGTTAATCAGGACATCGCAAACTTAAGGGATTCACTTAATTCCATTGACGAAAAGGAATTCGACAACGCTGTCCGATCGATCTTAAAGGCCCGCAAGATCTACATCATGGGTATCAGGGCATCGGCACCTTTGTCTGAATTTATGCACTTTTATATGACGCTTCTTTTCGATGATGTAGTTCTTGTACGAAGCACATGCACGAACGAACTTTTCGAGCAGATCATGCCGATCGGAGAAGGCGATGTCATGATCGGAATCTCTTTCCCCAGATATTCAGCAAGAACAATAAACTCAATGGGTTACGCGAAAAAGAAGGGGGCGACCATCATTGCCATTACAGATAAAGACGATACTGCAATGACAGAATATGCCGATATCAAGCTTTTCGCTAAATCTTCAATGGCATCCTTCGTGGATTCACTGACAGCACCTTTGTCACTTATAAATGCGCTCCTGGTATCGCTCGGAATGCATAGAAAAGAACACATCCAATCTTCTTTGGAATCATTGGAAACATTGTGGTCGCAGTACCGTGTTTACGAGACTGGAAGAGACAGAAAAACAGAAGACGGAGATATTTTATAA
- a CDS encoding 4-hydroxy-3-methylbut-2-enyl diphosphate reductase, with protein MIVTVAKSSGFCFGVKNAVTAAQDAVASRSDGQTLVMLGEIVHNKYVVDELVKGGFIICDKAEDCPEGSVVIVRAHGVTPDEIRILKSKNCEIRDMTCPFVSKIHKIVRENAAKGMNIIIAGTKGHPEVTGILGEAEGYGVKCAVIKAPEDLETIDFPLESAILISQTTFSNDTFKKICQIVKNKIEKYNVFDTICITTESRQKEAASLSEISDTMIVIGSAHSSNTTKLLEICKGRCARTFLVNSGTEVRELISQEKILPADKVGITAGASTPEAIILEVVQQMNEEEKITNQGFDTEFANAVDLIAQVRRGAVVKGTITSADDDYVYVDVHDKSEGRISRKEFDSDPEFDLDKAIAEHVEVTVKVRSIKNSDQGKEIILSKNDVESEKGRAEIEEAYKNKTPITVKITRTVKDGVIGSYKGVDIYIHRTQIKTGEVKDLESYVGQTLDVLVTKFDTEKGRLRISGSHRVIVSEERRKKSAEIWDNIEEGKHYKGVVRSLVDFGAFIDIGGVDGLVHVSELSWSRNAKPADVLKVGEEVDVYVKSFDKETKKISLGYKRLEDDPYYAIEERMPVGCVVQGTVVRLTKFGAFVQLEPDLDALCHVSQISSRRLEKPEDALSIGQVVQAKVIKIEPEERRISISIKEVAPIDPEMPEEEAAEAPETTEE; from the coding sequence ATGATAGTTACTGTCGCTAAGTCATCAGGTTTTTGTTTTGGTGTCAAGAATGCCGTAACGGCTGCACAGGATGCAGTCGCTTCGCGTTCTGATGGACAGACGCTGGTAATGCTTGGCGAGATAGTTCACAACAAATATGTTGTAGATGAACTTGTAAAGGGCGGTTTTATTATCTGTGATAAGGCAGAAGACTGTCCTGAAGGTTCTGTCGTAATTGTCAGAGCACACGGCGTAACTCCTGATGAAATAAGGATCTTGAAGTCTAAAAATTGCGAGATAAGGGACATGACATGCCCCTTCGTTTCGAAGATCCATAAGATAGTAAGGGAAAATGCCGCAAAGGGAATGAACATAATCATTGCCGGAACCAAAGGTCATCCTGAGGTTACGGGCATATTGGGAGAAGCAGAAGGATATGGTGTCAAATGCGCTGTTATCAAGGCTCCGGAGGATCTTGAGACCATTGATTTTCCGCTTGAAAGCGCCATTTTGATATCCCAAACCACGTTCTCAAACGATACTTTTAAAAAAATATGCCAAATTGTTAAAAATAAAATTGAAAAATATAATGTTTTTGATACAATATGTATTACGACTGAAAGTAGGCAAAAGGAAGCCGCTTCGCTCTCTGAGATATCAGACACGATGATAGTCATCGGATCTGCTCACAGTTCGAACACCACTAAGCTTTTGGAAATCTGCAAAGGTCGTTGTGCAAGAACATTCCTTGTGAATTCAGGCACTGAAGTAAGGGAGCTCATCTCGCAAGAGAAGATACTTCCTGCGGATAAAGTCGGGATCACAGCGGGTGCATCTACACCGGAAGCTATTATTTTGGAGGTTGTTCAACAAATGAACGAAGAAGAGAAGATCACAAATCAGGGCTTTGACACAGAGTTTGCCAATGCTGTCGATTTAATTGCGCAGGTAAGAAGAGGTGCTGTTGTTAAGGGCACGATTACATCTGCTGACGACGACTATGTATACGTAGACGTACACGACAAGTCCGAAGGAAGAATTTCACGTAAGGAGTTTGATTCGGATCCTGAATTCGATCTTGACAAGGCAATTGCCGAGCACGTTGAAGTTACCGTTAAGGTCAGAAGCATCAAGAATTCAGATCAGGGCAAAGAAATTATCCTTTCCAAGAATGATGTAGAGTCTGAAAAGGGCAGAGCTGAGATCGAGGAAGCTTATAAGAACAAGACTCCTATTACTGTTAAGATCACACGTACTGTTAAGGACGGCGTTATCGGTTCTTACAAGGGCGTTGATATCTATATCCACAGAACACAGATCAAGACCGGCGAAGTTAAGGACTTGGAGTCCTATGTTGGTCAGACTCTCGATGTACTCGTAACTAAGTTCGATACAGAGAAGGGCCGTCTCAGAATCTCCGGAAGCCATAGAGTTATCGTTTCCGAAGAGCGCCGCAAGAAGAGCGCTGAGATCTGGGATAACATCGAGGAAGGTAAGCACTACAAAGGTGTTGTCAGAAGCCTCGTTGATTTCGGTGCTTTCATAGATATCGGTGGTGTTGACGGACTCGTTCACGTTTCCGAGCTCTCATGGAGCCGCAACGCTAAGCCTGCTGACGTTTTGAAGGTTGGCGAAGAAGTTGACGTTTACGTTAAGTCTTTCGATAAAGAAACAAAGAAGATCTCATTGGGCTACAAGAGACTTGAGGATGATCCTTACTATGCAATCGAAGAGAGAATGCCTGTTGGCTGCGTAGTTCAGGGTACTGTTGTACGTCTCACAAAGTTCGGTGCTTTCGTTCAGCTTGAGCCCGATCTCGACGCACTCTGCCATGTTTCACAGATCTCTTCCAGAAGACTTGAGAAGCCTGAGGATGCTCTTTCAATTGGTCAGGTTGTTCAGGCTAAGGTCATCAAGATCGAACCCGAGGAGAGAAGAATCTCTATCTCCATCAAGGAAGTTGCTCCTATCGATCCTGAAATGCCTGAGGAAGAAGCTGCTGAAGCTCCTGAGACAACAGAAGAGTAA
- a CDS encoding cytidylate kinase has protein sequence MGIYQIAIDGPSGSGKSTLAKGVSKALGIMYLDTGAMYRTCAVASIKKGINAKDPDQVKQMMDEIKIEVKFVDGVQHMILDGEDVTGELRTPQTSIAASDISAHPVVRTAMVALQREIAKNQTFVLDGRDIASVVLPDAKYKFFVVCAPEVRAKRRLAELEAAGDHSQNYEEVLRDIKYRDAQDSSRATSPLVQVPEAIVIDTGKYDIDGTRDFLLSHLDEEDK, from the coding sequence ATGGGCATTTATCAGATCGCAATTGACGGACCTTCAGGATCAGGCAAGAGCACGCTCGCAAAAGGCGTTTCCAAGGCATTGGGCATCATGTATCTCGATACAGGCGCAATGTACAGAACATGTGCAGTTGCTTCTATTAAAAAAGGCATCAATGCTAAAGATCCTGACCAGGTTAAGCAGATGATGGATGAAATAAAGATCGAAGTAAAGTTCGTAGACGGCGTTCAGCACATGATCCTTGACGGCGAAGACGTAACAGGCGAATTAAGAACACCCCAGACTTCTATCGCGGCATCAGATATCTCAGCTCATCCCGTTGTAAGAACAGCAATGGTTGCTCTCCAAAGGGAGATCGCCAAGAACCAGACATTCGTACTCGACGGCAGAGACATCGCATCTGTAGTTCTTCCCGATGCAAAATATAAGTTTTTTGTAGTATGTGCTCCTGAAGTAAGAGCCAAGAGAAGATTAGCTGAACTGGAAGCAGCAGGCGATCACTCACAGAATTACGAAGAAGTCTTAAGAGACATTAAATACAGGGATGCGCAGGATTCTTCCAGAGCAACTTCACCTCTTGTACAGGTTCCTGAGGCAATCGTTATCGATACAGGCAAATACGATATTGACGGCACGAGAGATTTCCTCTTAAGCCATTTGGACGAAGAAGATAAATGA
- a CDS encoding ribosomal large subunit pseudouridine synthase D: MDIQITEISNGVKVLYEDNHIIVAIKPAGVLSQSDGSKSPDMLTILKAYIKEKYQKPGEVYLGLVHRLDRPVSGVMVFARTSKAASRLSEQIRTRKVEKLYRCIVNGVLEGEGRLENYISKDDDKNIVTVIDTEKPGFKACYLDYKALASKDGMTLIEVKLGTGRSHQIRAQMAHSGHPLIGDQKYGKADNRCKDIALESYKLSFEHPVKREFIAFEAPVPSGYPWSLFA, from the coding sequence GACATCCAGATAACAGAGATCTCAAACGGCGTAAAAGTCTTATACGAAGATAACCACATAATCGTGGCTATCAAGCCTGCAGGTGTCTTATCCCAAAGTGACGGCAGCAAGAGCCCTGACATGCTCACGATCCTTAAGGCTTATATCAAAGAGAAGTACCAAAAGCCGGGCGAAGTCTATCTGGGCCTTGTTCACAGGTTGGACAGGCCTGTTTCGGGAGTCATGGTTTTCGCGAGGACCAGCAAAGCTGCTTCAAGGCTTTCTGAGCAGATAAGGACCCGTAAGGTTGAAAAGCTTTACCGTTGTATAGTTAACGGCGTTTTGGAAGGCGAGGGAAGGCTCGAAAACTATATCTCCAAAGACGACGATAAGAATATCGTTACCGTAATCGATACCGAAAAGCCCGGTTTTAAGGCTTGCTACCTGGACTATAAGGCTTTGGCCTCAAAAGATGGCATGACTCTTATCGAAGTTAAGCTCGGAACGGGAAGATCCCACCAGATCAGAGCCCAGATGGCACATAGCGGACACCCTCTTATAGGGGACCAAAAATACGGTAAAGCGGACAATCGTTGCAAAGATATTGCGCTCGAATCTTACAAATTATCTTTCGAACACCCTGTAAAGCGCGAATTTATTGCGTTTGAGGCCCCTGTGCCTTCAGGTTATCCCTGGAGCCTGTTTGCTTGA
- a CDS encoding condensin subunit ScpA: MPEQALKPEIKLRQFEGPLDLLLHLIEKNDVDIYDIPISTITAQYMDYIESMKEFDMELASDFLVMGATLVSIKSRMMLPGMQAALGGNGEDVIDPREELVISLMRYKRCRVFAQDLKERRDKFDGARFRYASTAKQLGISLKPAEQIFDIEEFNDAVALINERNEQRFTDISAKITHILQRDKRSVKERIKSIWRSITGKGKILFSSLFGKKAEKMDKVVSFLAILELVRDNKVTVEQERNFGEISIEEKKG; encoded by the coding sequence ATGCCGGAGCAAGCCTTAAAGCCTGAGATCAAATTAAGACAATTCGAAGGCCCTCTGGACCTGCTTTTGCATCTGATCGAAAAGAATGATGTCGATATCTACGATATCCCTATAAGCACCATCACTGCACAGTATATGGACTATATCGAATCCATGAAGGAATTCGATATGGAATTAGCATCTGACTTTCTCGTAATGGGCGCAACACTTGTTTCGATCAAGTCACGAATGATGCTCCCCGGAATGCAGGCTGCGTTAGGCGGCAATGGTGAAGACGTAATAGATCCCCGTGAAGAACTCGTTATCTCTCTTATGCGTTATAAGAGGTGCAGGGTTTTCGCACAGGATTTAAAGGAGAGAAGAGATAAGTTCGACGGCGCAAGATTCCGCTATGCATCTACTGCTAAGCAGCTCGGTATCTCATTAAAGCCTGCTGAACAGATATTTGATATAGAAGAATTTAACGATGCTGTTGCTCTTATCAATGAGCGCAACGAGCAGCGTTTTACCGATATTTCAGCCAAGATCACCCATATCCTCCAAAGGGATAAGCGCTCAGTAAAAGAGAGGATCAAGTCTATCTGGCGTTCCATCACCGGAAAGGGAAAGATCTTATTTTCCAGCCTTTTCGGAAAGAAAGCAGAGAAGATGGACAAAGTCGTCAGCTTTCTCGCGATCCTGGAACTTGTAAGAGACAATAAGGTAACTGTAGAACAGGAAAGAAACTTCGGTGAGATATCAATCGAAGAGAAAAAGGGTTAA